Part of the Weissella coleopterorum genome is shown below.
CAGCATTGACACCGGCGAAGTCAGCTTATTGGCCAATGTTTATTGCTGGGCGCGCATTACAAGCACTTTCAGTGGGAATTACGATGCCCTTAATGCAATTGGTAATGGTCAATATTTTCCCAGAGAAGCAACGAGGAATTGCGATGGGATTAGGTGGATTGGTCATAGGAATGGCGCCTGCTATTGGTCCCACTCTTTCGGGCTGGATTTTGGAAAAAGATCACGTTATTTTAGGATTAACTTTAAATGATTCGTGGCGTTCAATTTTTGTCTTCCCAATGATTGTTTTGGGAATTTCAATTATTTTAGGATTTTTCTTATTGAAGGATGTTATTCCAAATCGTGCTGGAAAGCTTGAATGGTTCTCATTAGTTCTTTCAACAATTGGTTTCGGTTCATTCCTTTGGGGCTTCACAAATGTGGCCACTGATGGTTGGGGTGATCTGATTAATGTTATCCTACCAATTATCTTAGGAATTATTTTTATTTTGTTATTTGGTTATCGTCAATTAAAGTTAGACCGGCCATTTCTAAATGTCCGTGTCTTCAAAAATAAACAATTTACAATTACTACGATTTTAGTTGCTCTGGCAATGATGGCAATGATGGGTGTTGAAATGATGTTACCATTATACATGCAAAATGTTCATGGACTTTCACCATTAGACTCAGGTTTGGCACTGTTACCAGGGGCATTGATGATGGGACTTATGTCACCGATTGCTGGAATTGCTTACGACAAGGTTGGGGCTAAGCGCTTATCACGTGTTGGCTTTGCGATCTTAACGATTGCAACATTCCCATTCATGTTCTTGGGAATTGATACACCAATTCATTATGTCACTGTTTTGTATGCACTCCGGATGTTTGGAATTGCTATGGTTATGATGCCCTTAACTGCTTCAGCCATGTCAGCTTTGCCAGTTAAGGATGCTGCGGACGGAACAGCTGCAAATAATACAGCAAGACAAGTCGCATCTGCGGTGGTTGTGGCCTTGTTAACCTCAGTAACGCAAAATATTATTAATAATAATACACCAGCACATCATGTCTTAACTGAAAATCCAATTCAATATGCATCAAAGATGGCAAATGCTTCCCTTGATGGGTTCCACGTTTCATTTGGGATTGGAATGTTGTTTGCGGTAATGGGATTAATTGTTGCTAATTTCTTAGCTGGAAAACATGAAAACAAAGATGTTGATGTAGATTATACGAAAGGGGTGAAGTAATTATGATGATTTTCATTTTAATTATTTTGGCAATATTTGTATTTTATGCATTTGTTGTATTGAAGAAGCCAATGGCTCGTTGGATATTTGGCTTTATCGGAATTATTTTGTTGATGGGAGCAGTCGGATTAACAACTTTGAATTTTCATCAACATTGGGGAATGAAGCAAGTGACTACGACTGAAACTAAGCAAATTTATTCAGCTGGACCTGCTACTTCACCAGTTAAACTCGTTTTGACGAAGCAGATTGGAACTAAAGCGAATAATTATGTCATGATGTATCGGGATCACGAAGATGATAAAGAAGCAACGGCACACTTTGTTCCCAATAAGAAGAAAATGAATACTTTTATTCATAGTACTGCAAAGTATCAAGTGAAAGATACGCAAAATGCCACGGTAACGCTAAAAGAAACTCGTTGGCGGTGGAATTCTGACTTAGCAAAGTTATTATTTGATTTTGCCGGGATGGATGGTAGTCTGCAAAAGAAGGAGGCCATTGTGACGGTGCCTAAGAATGGTTGGCAAGTTATGACTCCTGAAGAGGCTCAAGCAGCGGCTAAAAAAATGGCACTGATGCAACAACAGCAAGCCACTTTAGCGCAAGCTCAAAATTAATCTTTTAAAAAAGTTTGGAATTGATTTTCCAAACTTTTTTATGTTTAACTAGCAAAAAAATATCTTATTGATTTGAAGATTGATTTTACTATATACACAACTGGTATGAAAGCATATAATTAATTTTTGAGTTCAGTTATTGAGCATCACAGGGTAGAAGTTTATGCGTCAAGGGTCACAAAAACGGAATGTGGGTTGTGATCGAAAAATACATTTATTGATATTTTTAGAATTCATGAATGTATTTGCGATATAAACTTCGCATTCACTGACATCAGTGAAACCCTCCATTAATTAAGGAGGTGTTTTCAAATGAAGACATTAGAATATTTTAGAGCGCCCAAGCTGCGTACGCAGACATTGGCATTGTTAGGAGTCTTAATGGCTCTTGAGATTATTATTTCACGGTTCACCATTGGGAATTCGTTTTTTCAAATTGGATTTACGTTTATTACCGGTGGATTGATCGCTAAATGGTATGGTCCCATGTGGGGGATTCCAGTTGCATTTTTAATTGATTTTTTAACGAATTTATTGGGAGGGCAACCATATATAATCGCCTTTGCTTTGGTTAAATTATTATCAGCGCTGATCTTTGGTTATTCTTACTATCAAAAACAAAACCTCTCATGGTGGCGTTTGATAGTTACGATTGGAGTACAGCTATTATTAGCAAATGTGATTTTAAATACCATTTTGTTGGGGATGTATAATTTTATTCCAGTCCATTCGGTACAAGCGGCGTTAACATCGCCAATTGTTTGGGCTCGTGCTCTAAAAAGTCTCATTATGTGGCCAGTTGAAGTTATTATTAGTTATTTAATTTTTAATAATAAGCAATTAATGAAATTGGCGGAACAAATTTTTTGATAAAAGATTAACTTGCGTTAGTGTATTATTTTTGCTAGAATTAATTTTATTACTTATAGATGGAGAAATAAAATGCAGATTAATAATTTACAATTAAATGGTTGGTGGCGTTTCTAACGCGACCGAATTGCATTAATTTTGCAGATTCGGACGTGCACTTTTCTAGTGCAACCGAATCTGTGGATATATTTCTCGAAAATTGGAGAAGTCTGCCTGGGTTTGTTTGCCTAGGTAGACTTTTTTTGTTGAAATTCAAACTTACGAAATGGGATATTCTTATGAATATAAAAATAAAATTAACAATTATCGCTATGACTCTCTTTTTAGGCGGAGCAGCCGTTAGAGCTAGTTTCACAGCTGATGCAAAGAAAGAAGTTAAAACAGTCGGTGTGCTGCAATTTATGACCCATCCGGCATTACATCAAATTTACACTGGGATTGAAGCTGGTTTGGCAGAGGAAGGATACCACGTGGGTGATAATCTCAAAATCGATTTTAAAAATGCCCAAGGAGACCAGTCAAATTTAAAAACGATGGCTACGCGATTTGATAGTGAGAATGTGGACTTAGCAGTGGGAATTGCTACGCCAGCAGCGATTAGTTTAGCAAACACTTTACAAAAGCAACCGGTTATTTTTGCGGGTTCAACCAATCCAATTGGATCGAAGTTAGTTACGAATTATGAACACCCGGTGGGAAATGTGACCGGAGTTTTAGATCAAGCACCACTTAAAGCACAAATAAGTATGATGAAAGAAATGTTACCGAATTTAAAAACGGTGGGAGTTTTGTATACGTCTTCGGATGATTCCGCCACGACGGAAGCCCTTAAATTTAAAAAATTGGCCAAACAAAATGGTTTGAAAACAAAGGTGGCTTCGGTTGCATCTTCCAATGATATTAACCAAACCGTATTGCAATTAATTAGTAATCACCAAGTCGATGCATTGTTTATTCCAACTGATAATAGTATTGCTGGAGCTATGAATACAGTGATTAAAAATACTGATGCCGCTAAAATCCCTGTTTTTCCAACCGTTGATACGATGGTTAAACAAGGTGGGCTAGCAGCAGAAGCAATTAATCAAAAGGAAATTGGGATTAAAACCGGACGAATGATGGGCCGAATTTTGTCAGGAAAAACTGTCAAAAGTCAGTCGGTTGAATTTATGCAAGAAGGGCATTTAGTTATTAATCAAGAGCAGGCGGATCGATTGGGCATTTCAGTTCCAAAAGAATTATCACAGCGTGCTAGATTTATTCATTAAAAGGAGTCAGAAAATGGGAGTTATTATATCAGCAATTGGACAGGGGATCATTTGGTCTCTACTTGGGATTGGACTATATTTATCATTTCGAATATTAAACTTTCCGGATATGACGGTTGAAGGAACTTTTCCACTTGGTGCGGCGGTATCAGTTACCTTGGTGACTCAAGGGGTCAATCCGGTTCTAGCGATTATTATTGCCGGTATCATCGGTGGAGTAGCTGGATTGATAACTGGCTTGTTGTACACTAAGGGGCAAATTCCCATTCTGTTAGCTGGAATTTTAACGATGACCGCAACATATTCTATTAATTTAAGAATTATGGGACAGGCAAATAAGTCATTATTAGGAGTAAAAACCTTGTTTAATAACCAATTTGTTAATTGGTTACCTGATAATTTCCCAACAATTGGGGTTGGAATTGTTATTGTAATCGTTATTGTGGCCAGTGTGGCATGGTTTTTACAAACTGAATTAGGTCAGGCGTTTATTGCTACAGGTGATAACCAGACAATGGCTTGGGCTTTGGGTATTAATTCTGATGCTATGGTGACCCTAGGTTTGATTATCTCAAATGCACTTATTGCGCTGGGCGGGGCTTTGGTCGCTCAAAATAATGGGTTTGCAGATGTCAATATGGGAATCGGAATTATTGTAGTAGCTTTAGCTTCGATTATCATTGGAGAAGTAGTTTATACGGATAAATTAACACTAACTGAACGTTTAATTACAGTGGTGATCGGTTCAATCTTGTATCGATTTGTGCTAGTGGCAGTGTTGGCATTTGGATTTGATGCCAACGATTTAAATCTCTTTAGTGCCGTGATTTTAGGGTTGGCCTTATTACTACCTAAGTTTCGACATTCATTAAATATTGCAAAGTTATTTCCACAGAAGGGAGCAAAGTGATGACACAAATTAAGGACCCCATTTTGGAATTGATTGATGCAACTGTAGTTGTTAATCAGGGCACTTTAAATGAAAAAATAATTTTAGACCATGTTAATTTTAAGATGCAGGCTGGTGATTTTGTCACCGTTTTAGGCTCGAATGGAGCTGGTAAATCGACGTTTTTAAATGTAATCGCTGGTTCATTGCCACTCACTACTGGACAAATTTTGGTGAACGGTCAAGATGTAACGAAATTAAATGAAATTAAACGCACACATTTAATTGCGCGGGTTTTTCAGGATCCCAAAATGGGAACGGCACCCCGTATGACTGTTTCAGAAAATTTATTATTAGCCAAAAGGCGGGGACAAAGGCATCGACTGACTTCTCGAAAATTAACATCGCAAGTACAAAATCAGTTTAAAACTTTATTAGATCAAATGGGGAATGGATTGGGACAACGGTTGAATGTGGCGACTGGTGATCTGTCTGGTGGACAAAGACAGGCGTTAAGCTTTGTTATGGCTACTATCACTAAACCCGCGGTACTATTACTTGATGAACATACGGCCGCTTTGGATCCAAAGACTAGTGCGCAACTATTAAAAGTGACGGACGAACGAATTAAGGCGGACAAACTAACGGCATTAATGATTACTCATAATTTGGAAGATGCCCTAAGTTATGGGAATCGTTTAATTATAATTAATGCAGGGCAAATCGAATTTGAAGCAAAAGATCAAAGCAAAAACAAATTGACGTTAAATGATCTTTTGGAGCATTTTAAACGTTACTAAGGGTTTGTAATGTAAATACAATACAATTGTAATATTCAATTCTTAAAAATATTAACTTGAACAATTATTGTAAAACCGTGGAGCTAAAGTGGTGGTCTAATGTAAATGTAATCGCTTCCTTAGAATTAAATTAAATAAAAGGGATTTGTGTTGAATGTCACATTACCGGATAAAACCGTTTTACTGCGAATGATGGGATGAAATTCGTTTTACAATTAAATCTAAAACGGTTAAAATATAAAGGAATTAAGTAACAGAACCTAGATATTAAAAGGAGATTTTTCTTACAATGAAGAAGACTAAGATCGTTTCAACTCTTGGACCCGCCTCAAGCGACGTCGAGACAATTGCTAAATTGATTCAAGGTGGAGCAAACGTTGTGCGCTTCAACTTCTCACACGGAGACCATGAAGAACACTTGGGTCGGATGAATGCTGTTCACGAGGCTGAAAAGCTTACTGGAATTAAAGTTGGATTCTTGCTTGACACTAAGGGTGCTGAAATCCGTACGACTGTTCAATCAACAGGTAAGATCGAATTCAACATCGGTGAAGTTGTTCGTATTTCAATGGACGATTCATTAGAAGGAACTAAGGAAAAGGTTGCCGTAACTTATCCTGGTTTGTTTGATGACGTTAAGGTAGGCGGACACGTTTTGTTTGATGATGGGAAGCTTGACTTCTTGATCACTGAAAAAGATGAAGCCAACAAAGAATTGGTTACAACTGTTCAAAACCATGGTTTGTTGGGATCACGTAAGGGTGTTAACGCACCTGGTGTTTCAATCAACTTACCTGGAATTACTGAAAAAGATGCTGATGATATTCGTTTTGGTTTGAAGAATGATATCAACTTTATTGCTGCTTCATTCGTTCGTAAGCCTGAAGACGTTAACGATATCCGCGCTTTGTTGAAGGAAGCCGGAAAAGAAGACGTTATGATCTTCCCTAAGATCGAGTCACAAGAAGGAATCGATAACTTCGATGCTATCTTGGAAGTTTCAGATGGATTGATGGTTGCTCGTGGAGACATGGGAGTTGAAATTCCTGCTGAAAACGTCCCATTGGTACAAAAGGACTTGATCCGTAAGATGAATGCTGTTGGTAAGCCAGTTATCACTGCTACTGATATGTTGGATTCTATGCAAGAAAACCCACGTCCTACACGCGCCGAAGCTTCTGACGTTGCCAACGCTGTCTTTGACGGTACTGATGCAACAATGCTTTCTGGAGAATCAGCTAATGGTGACTATCCAGTTGAAGCAGTTCAAACAATGGCACGTATCGATGAAAAAGCTGAAACTGCTTTAGCTTTGAATGGTCGTCATGTTAACAACTTTGCAACTGAAGAAGATAATACTGATTCAATTGCTGCTGCTGTTGCAGAAGCAACAAGCAAGTTGGATATCAAGGCGATTGTTGCTTCAACTAAATCAGGACACACTGCTAAATTGATCTCAAAGTACCGTCCAAATGCTGATATCTTGGCTTTGACTTATGACGAACGTGTTGAACGCGCTTTGAAGATTTACTGGGGTGTACAACCAGTTATTGCTGAAACACCAGCTAATACAGATGCTATCATTGAAGCATCAAAGAAAGCTGCTGTTGAGCAAGGTTTGGCTAAGAAGGGTGACGCGATTATCGTTGTTGCTGGTGTAGCTGCTGAAGTTGGTTCAACTAACTTGATGACAATCCAAACGATCTAATTTAATATTTAGATAATTATTTGCAGTAATGTTTAATAATTTTTAAAATATATAAATATAAGGACTATCTACGTTTCGTTGAAACTAGATAGTCTTTTTTTCTAAAATTAATTTATTTTAACGCTGAAATGATAATATAAATTGAACAGGGGATGATTAATGGGTTCATCTATTGCCTAGATACGTGAATTGGTTAGGGTTTAATGACTTCAATTTTGAGCAAGATGAAATTCTGTTTATATATTTAATGTTGCAAAAACATTTCATTTAGTTTACGATGTAATAAATACATTGAATATTATGCAATGCTTGAGATTGCCTGGAGGTAAAATATGAAATTTAATAGATTAACTAGGACAGTGTTTGTGGGCACATTATTGATGGGAGTTGCGACCTTACCTGTTAGTGCATCGACTCAGACACAAACAAAGCAATTATCACAACCATATGTGGTAATTGGTTCTGGAAATTCTGATAAAGCTGCGATGTTAGATTTACTTGATCCAAATAGTAAGGCCAAACAATTAACCGTTACGGGAACTGATGGTGATCAATATTTGAATTTACAGGGTGTCAGTGATAGCGCAATGATTAGTTCAGTTTCGGTTGCACCGGCGGAACCGGGTTCTGGCACGTTAGTTAATATTGAGAAGTATGATGGGGCAAATAATATTACAAAGGTCACATCGCAACAATATGCGATGGCGGCTACAATGGCAGGAGTCAATGATGTTATTATTACCGTTTCTTCTAATCAAACAGTTTCTGGTGAATCGGCGCTGGCAGGTGTTTATAAAGCGTTAGCTAGTGATGGTACTAATTTGGATGCAGATAATACGGCGGCAGCTAACAGTCTCTTATCGGCGACTAATCCAGCACAAGAAGAGGTTGGGGCGGATAAAGCCGGTAAACTCTCTGGGGCAGTGACTGAGACTGCCTCTGAAATTGCCAGTGCAAAGCAAGATGGCAATGAGATGAGCGGTAATGAAATTTCCAATGCTTTAAATGACAATTTGAGTAATAATAATATTAATATTTCAGTTAGTGCGCGCCAACCAATTGTAACCGCTCTACAGAACTTTCAAACAACCCCCATTGCTTCGAATAAAACATTTATTAAAAACGCCCAAAATCAAGCCAAAAATTTAAAACAATCGACTGGTAATATGATGGCCAAGGCAAACGATTTTTTAAATTCTGAAGATGCAGCTAATTTACGAGCTAGCGCAGATGGATGGTGGAATAAAATTAAAAATTTCTTTACTAGTCTTTTCAATTAAACAAAGCTTAGACAAAGTGGTATATTGGAGTTAACGACATCACGCTGGGCCAATTACCTGACGTAATATAAGTCATGGAGGTGGAAAGATGTCACAGAAAAATCGTTTAAAGAAGTTATTAATGAAAAAAGGTGTTGATAATATTACTGTTGATGGGACTGTGGTCCCAGTGCAAGCAGCAAAAGAATTAGACTTAATCGAGGCCGCACAAAAGCAAGGGATCATGTAATTTGATTCATTAAGGGCTAGAAAAAATCTAGCTCTTTTTTTTGAGACTAACTTAGTAGTAAATTAAAGCTTGGTATCTTTATTAAATCAAATATAATATAATAAATACTAAATACACGAATAATTAATTAATTAAATCAGCTGAATTATAGATGATTGATGGGGGAAAGATGGCACAAATTTATGAAGTAGACCCACTAGCATGGAATGATTTTGAAGAAAAGCATCAAAATGGATTTGTGATGCAATCACTTGAACAATATCAATTATTAAAGGCTCGTGGGCGAAATGTTAAGATCATCGGGATGAAGCAAAATGATGAACTGGTAGCGGGAGCAGTTGTTACGGTTGATAAAATTCATGGTGGATATAAGGCATTGATGGAACTGGGTCCGGTGTTAGACTATGAAGATGCGACATTGGTTAAAACCTTTTTAGCTGAAGTTAAAAATTATTATCAAAATCAACCCATTGTTCAGGTTGAATTTTCACCATATCTTGGGTTCCAAGATTTTAATGATCATGGTGAACCTATTACAGAAAAACGTAATGATTTATTAGATAATCTGACAAAGGCAGGAGCTATCCATCAACCGATGCGAATTGGAATGACTGATAGTGGAGCGATGGGCTGGAAGTATGAAAAGTCATTAGCAGGGATTACCAAGGAAAATCTGTTAGACCATGTTCGAAAAGATGTAAAATACTACTTAAAAAAGAATCAACAATTTGGTGTAACTCATCGTTTCCTAAAACGAGATGAATTATCAGAATTCAAATTAATGTTAGAGGATACAGCGGCACGGCGAGGCTTTCACGATAAGGATCTAGAGTATTACCAAACGGTTCTCGATGTTTATCAAGATAAAGCTCATTTCATTATTACTGAAATTAACTTTATGGATTACTTGAATGCTGAGCAAGCGACAATTGCCCAGTTAGACGAACGTTTGAAAGTACTGGAAGAAAGACTTGCCGCCAAGGAAACGAAACGTAATCGTGGTCAATTTAATGAATTTACGGATCAAAAAAATCAACATTTGAAGCGAATTGATAAAATTATTCAAATGTATGGTTCTCTTGCGGCGGTTCCAACTGAGCCGATTTTGATTGCTGGTGCCATGTTTTTGGGGCAGGGAAATGAAATGGATTATTATTTCTCAGGAATGTATGATAAATATAAAGACTTCTATGGCCCATACTTAATTCAATATGAAATGATGAAAATGGCCGTAGAGCAAGGCTTTTCAACTTATAATTTCTTGGGAATTGATGGTAAATTTGACGGATCTGACGGAGTCTTAGAATTTAAAACAGAATTCGAAGGCCACGCAACGCAAATGATTGGAGAGTTTGTCTTACCAATTCATCCTTTGAAATATCGCGCCTTGAAATTAATGAAGATGATTTTACGACGCGGGTAGGGAGTACTCCGACCCATTAACCAAATTGTTTCGAGTATTTTAAAATAAATGCTTGCTTTTTATATCCTAACGACATATAATATTATATGTTGTTAAGAAATGGACAGCTAGCTCAGTTGGTAGAGCAACGGACTCTTAATCCGTAGG
Proteins encoded:
- a CDS encoding MDR family MFS transporter yields the protein MATDQKKALDIHGKPYSRVALVIIILFATFAGMLNQTSLGTAIPTLMKDFDISMATAQQATTWFLLVNGIMIPVSAFLMTRFRTKWLYEVAYILLFAGMLLAALTPAKSAYWPMFIAGRALQALSVGITMPLMQLVMVNIFPEKQRGIAMGLGGLVIGMAPAIGPTLSGWILEKDHVILGLTLNDSWRSIFVFPMIVLGISIILGFFLLKDVIPNRAGKLEWFSLVLSTIGFGSFLWGFTNVATDGWGDLINVILPIILGIIFILLFGYRQLKLDRPFLNVRVFKNKQFTITTILVALAMMAMMGVEMMLPLYMQNVHGLSPLDSGLALLPGALMMGLMSPIAGIAYDKVGAKRLSRVGFAILTIATFPFMFLGIDTPIHYVTVLYALRMFGIAMVMMPLTASAMSALPVKDAADGTAANNTARQVASAVVVALLTSVTQNIINNNTPAHHVLTENPIQYASKMANASLDGFHVSFGIGMLFAVMGLIVANFLAGKHENKDVDVDYTKGVK
- a CDS encoding DUF4811 domain-containing protein, giving the protein MMIFILIILAIFVFYAFVVLKKPMARWIFGFIGIILLMGAVGLTTLNFHQHWGMKQVTTTETKQIYSAGPATSPVKLVLTKQIGTKANNYVMMYRDHEDDKEATAHFVPNKKKMNTFIHSTAKYQVKDTQNATVTLKETRWRWNSDLAKLLFDFAGMDGSLQKKEAIVTVPKNGWQVMTPEEAQAAAKKMALMQQQQATLAQAQN
- a CDS encoding folate family ECF transporter S component — translated: MKTLEYFRAPKLRTQTLALLGVLMALEIIISRFTIGNSFFQIGFTFITGGLIAKWYGPMWGIPVAFLIDFLTNLLGGQPYIIAFALVKLLSALIFGYSYYQKQNLSWWRLIVTIGVQLLLANVILNTILLGMYNFIPVHSVQAALTSPIVWARALKSLIMWPVEVIISYLIFNNKQLMKLAEQIF
- the trpX gene encoding tryptophan ABC transporter substrate-binding protein is translated as MNIKIKLTIIAMTLFLGGAAVRASFTADAKKEVKTVGVLQFMTHPALHQIYTGIEAGLAEEGYHVGDNLKIDFKNAQGDQSNLKTMATRFDSENVDLAVGIATPAAISLANTLQKQPVIFAGSTNPIGSKLVTNYEHPVGNVTGVLDQAPLKAQISMMKEMLPNLKTVGVLYTSSDDSATTEALKFKKLAKQNGLKTKVASVASSNDINQTVLQLISNHQVDALFIPTDNSIAGAMNTVIKNTDAAKIPVFPTVDTMVKQGGLAAEAINQKEIGIKTGRMMGRILSGKTVKSQSVEFMQEGHLVINQEQADRLGISVPKELSQRARFIH
- a CDS encoding ABC transporter permease, which gives rise to MGVIISAIGQGIIWSLLGIGLYLSFRILNFPDMTVEGTFPLGAAVSVTLVTQGVNPVLAIIIAGIIGGVAGLITGLLYTKGQIPILLAGILTMTATYSINLRIMGQANKSLLGVKTLFNNQFVNWLPDNFPTIGVGIVIVIVIVASVAWFLQTELGQAFIATGDNQTMAWALGINSDAMVTLGLIISNALIALGGALVAQNNGFADVNMGIGIIVVALASIIIGEVVYTDKLTLTERLITVVIGSILYRFVLVAVLAFGFDANDLNLFSAVILGLALLLPKFRHSLNIAKLFPQKGAK
- a CDS encoding ABC transporter ATP-binding protein, with the protein product MTQIKDPILELIDATVVVNQGTLNEKIILDHVNFKMQAGDFVTVLGSNGAGKSTFLNVIAGSLPLTTGQILVNGQDVTKLNEIKRTHLIARVFQDPKMGTAPRMTVSENLLLAKRRGQRHRLTSRKLTSQVQNQFKTLLDQMGNGLGQRLNVATGDLSGGQRQALSFVMATITKPAVLLLDEHTAALDPKTSAQLLKVTDERIKADKLTALMITHNLEDALSYGNRLIIINAGQIEFEAKDQSKNKLTLNDLLEHFKRY
- the pyk gene encoding pyruvate kinase, encoding MKKTKIVSTLGPASSDVETIAKLIQGGANVVRFNFSHGDHEEHLGRMNAVHEAEKLTGIKVGFLLDTKGAEIRTTVQSTGKIEFNIGEVVRISMDDSLEGTKEKVAVTYPGLFDDVKVGGHVLFDDGKLDFLITEKDEANKELVTTVQNHGLLGSRKGVNAPGVSINLPGITEKDADDIRFGLKNDINFIAASFVRKPEDVNDIRALLKEAGKEDVMIFPKIESQEGIDNFDAILEVSDGLMVARGDMGVEIPAENVPLVQKDLIRKMNAVGKPVITATDMLDSMQENPRPTRAEASDVANAVFDGTDATMLSGESANGDYPVEAVQTMARIDEKAETALALNGRHVNNFATEEDNTDSIAAAVAEATSKLDIKAIVASTKSGHTAKLISKYRPNADILALTYDERVERALKIYWGVQPVIAETPANTDAIIEASKKAAVEQGLAKKGDAIIVVAGVAAEVGSTNLMTIQTI
- a CDS encoding DUF1002 domain-containing protein encodes the protein MKFNRLTRTVFVGTLLMGVATLPVSASTQTQTKQLSQPYVVIGSGNSDKAAMLDLLDPNSKAKQLTVTGTDGDQYLNLQGVSDSAMISSVSVAPAEPGSGTLVNIEKYDGANNITKVTSQQYAMAATMAGVNDVIITVSSNQTVSGESALAGVYKALASDGTNLDADNTAAANSLLSATNPAQEEVGADKAGKLSGAVTETASEIASAKQDGNEMSGNEISNALNDNLSNNNINISVSARQPIVTALQNFQTTPIASNKTFIKNAQNQAKNLKQSTGNMMAKANDFLNSEDAANLRASADGWWNKIKNFFTSLFN
- a CDS encoding peptidoglycan bridge formation glycyltransferase FemA/FemB family protein is translated as MAQIYEVDPLAWNDFEEKHQNGFVMQSLEQYQLLKARGRNVKIIGMKQNDELVAGAVVTVDKIHGGYKALMELGPVLDYEDATLVKTFLAEVKNYYQNQPIVQVEFSPYLGFQDFNDHGEPITEKRNDLLDNLTKAGAIHQPMRIGMTDSGAMGWKYEKSLAGITKENLLDHVRKDVKYYLKKNQQFGVTHRFLKRDELSEFKLMLEDTAARRGFHDKDLEYYQTVLDVYQDKAHFIITEINFMDYLNAEQATIAQLDERLKVLEERLAAKETKRNRGQFNEFTDQKNQHLKRIDKIIQMYGSLAAVPTEPILIAGAMFLGQGNEMDYYFSGMYDKYKDFYGPYLIQYEMMKMAVEQGFSTYNFLGIDGKFDGSDGVLEFKTEFEGHATQMIGEFVLPIHPLKYRALKLMKMILRRG